The Nerophis ophidion isolate RoL-2023_Sa linkage group LG24, RoL_Noph_v1.0, whole genome shotgun sequence genome includes a region encoding these proteins:
- the pacc1 gene encoding proton-activated chloride channel isoform X1, with protein sequence MLGKDNTYQEFNDDDDANVENNGRSSDFFGDPVEDDQDPDDSVSPEDEARGSPSSVMVSKTCLKNVFTVVLIFIYLLLTAVAAFLAYQTISDFLEKLNNPVMSVTYREVDVFSPPGIALYPGNAQLLSCRHHDHDRIPPLVDPGKPQAGDCVIKEVTYQRPFTNGTQKKALVVRGPSDVRNKELVFMQFSQNETEEDFSAITYMLFAKFSDFADRL encoded by the exons ttCAACGATGACGACGACGCCAATGTCGAGAACAACGGGCGGTCTTCGGACTTCTTTGGGGACCCGGTTGAAGACGACCAGGATCCCGACGACAGCGTTTCACCAG AGGACGAGGCGAGGGGCAGCCCGTCGTCCGTCATGGTGAGCAAGACCTGCCTGAAGAACGTCTTCACGGTGGTGCTCATCTTCATCTACCTGCTCCTCACCGCCGTGGCCGCCTTCCTGGCCTACCAGACCATCTCCGACTTCCTGGAGAAGCTCAACAACCCGGTCATGTCCGTCACCTACAGGGAGGTGGACGTCTTCTCGCCGCCGG GTATCGCTCTGTACCCGGGCAACGCGCAGCTGCTGAGCTGTCGCCACCACGACCACGACCGCATCCCGCCTCTGGTGGACCCCGGCAAGCCCCAGGCGGGGGACTGCGTCATCAAGGAGGTGACCTACCAGAGACCCTTCACCAACGGAACACAG AAGAAGGCGCTGGTGGTCCGTGGCCCCTCGGACGTGAGGAACAAGGAGCTGGTCTTCATGCAGTTTAGTCAGAACGAAACGGAGGAGGATTTCAGCGCCATCACTTACATGCTGTTCGCCAAGTTTAGTGACTTCGCAGACAG ATTGTGA
- the pacc1 gene encoding proton-activated chloride channel isoform X2, whose protein sequence is MLGKDNTYQEFNDDDDANVENNGRSSDFFGDPVEDDQDPDDSVSPEDEARGSPSSVMVSKTCLKNVFTVVLIFIYLLLTAVAAFLAYQTISDFLEKLNNPVMSVTYREVDVFSPPGIALYPGNAQLLSCRHHDHDRIPPLVDPGKPQAGDCVIKEVTYQRPFTNGTQKALVVRGPSDVRNKELVFMQFSQNETEEDFSAITYMLFAKFSDFADRL, encoded by the exons ttCAACGATGACGACGACGCCAATGTCGAGAACAACGGGCGGTCTTCGGACTTCTTTGGGGACCCGGTTGAAGACGACCAGGATCCCGACGACAGCGTTTCACCAG AGGACGAGGCGAGGGGCAGCCCGTCGTCCGTCATGGTGAGCAAGACCTGCCTGAAGAACGTCTTCACGGTGGTGCTCATCTTCATCTACCTGCTCCTCACCGCCGTGGCCGCCTTCCTGGCCTACCAGACCATCTCCGACTTCCTGGAGAAGCTCAACAACCCGGTCATGTCCGTCACCTACAGGGAGGTGGACGTCTTCTCGCCGCCGG GTATCGCTCTGTACCCGGGCAACGCGCAGCTGCTGAGCTGTCGCCACCACGACCACGACCGCATCCCGCCTCTGGTGGACCCCGGCAAGCCCCAGGCGGGGGACTGCGTCATCAAGGAGGTGACCTACCAGAGACCCTTCACCAACGGAACACAG AAGGCGCTGGTGGTCCGTGGCCCCTCGGACGTGAGGAACAAGGAGCTGGTCTTCATGCAGTTTAGTCAGAACGAAACGGAGGAGGATTTCAGCGCCATCACTTACATGCTGTTCGCCAAGTTTAGTGACTTCGCAGACAG ATTGTGA